A genomic segment from Deinococcus sp. YIM 77859 encodes:
- a CDS encoding fibronectin type III domain-containing protein, which produces MPIILMASQPAAERPVALEMNEALTGRVGGFLELSQMLTGRVPERELVLDTYLTGQVPGAPSAAHVGQVLDLVMTAGGMAVESFQYSAERGQGARLDVTVIGDARGASVPPISVMAGGLGAVFAVPGTLPEWEAERTAAGWTTTLHATDRALIPQTTLPELVPWETQEAKDARRAQEQALRAAKVPEAQRAAALRDGRRMAVDAVVLAALATVPHRLLIPAPFPGYDFRADGGPTYSTAGKTAQEVVADIWGRIGITAGWEDGLLTIRAPGPTGDVLLPAPVESERIERITLDAPVIELEGGEPAGADPNGDDDGDGIPNGEDPDWDRDPTDPTDPDRPENSPDPDERDGNGSSGFEEGISPTPQPGEVAATAVPLSWEAVPHASQYVLERVEGQATPYTLWSRVAITTATRYTDDTVRPLTTYTYRLRVNATAIAGDERRNTIWQPSEWALVVTPPADVDAPPHPPENLTAYARSSTAVGVKWEAPKADPEEAESPRRGPADRYRVDVRTLTPDATLLRRVETAQTWAVPDGLPVGGQVRVQVYAINEQGDSEPALLDVQLVNLPPGPVEGLSLKAEDRTLTAEWERASGATGFEVRWALAPVGAAEAGLDWKLLPPVPVPTVPQDGERVRPSVALTGLDWATRYAVQVRGTNDVGAGVWSDAAYELTDSEPPQPEPDPEADEFESGKKRVLRLYRSTKTQTEYTTIWKTGSRVDATQVDLWGDVPIYRREKDERGERVVERNLWGRLKTTTARYLYEIPGWPRTLTASVEETVLYNTEAIKGRSDIEIGREQEKVHQEWSPQGWLNRRTTWRSKASVVKVKKDDDGEVTERKYGNMHETVREQWQPIGDGLWYYNRSGVMTTLLPTLVDDEWEDVEAGFKATPSETSVSEQAPPQATMPSERDRKKAPPPLPRNTSSPALESYPLDKPWFETPPSSGPGGGGEGDEDSEGDDRDDGPPPPSGRRAGRRTPSPRPAAAATPAASRSRRNPGAGRRPSRSSTGHPRREQAATARSFPRPCPGSARRRAWPATPPTWRSRAGRASASPGPTSSRPRRPPSTPCRASARAAATGNSP; this is translated from the coding sequence TTGCCGATCATTCTGATGGCGTCCCAGCCCGCCGCTGAGCGCCCCGTCGCGCTGGAAATGAACGAGGCCCTGACCGGCCGGGTCGGGGGCTTCCTCGAACTCTCCCAGATGCTCACCGGGCGGGTGCCAGAGCGCGAACTGGTGCTCGACACCTATCTCACCGGCCAGGTGCCCGGCGCCCCCAGCGCGGCCCATGTCGGCCAGGTGCTCGACCTCGTCATGACGGCGGGCGGGATGGCTGTGGAGTCCTTCCAGTACAGCGCCGAGCGAGGCCAGGGCGCTCGCCTGGACGTGACCGTGATTGGGGACGCGCGGGGTGCGTCAGTCCCGCCCATTAGCGTCATGGCGGGCGGTTTGGGAGCGGTTTTCGCGGTGCCCGGCACCCTCCCGGAGTGGGAGGCCGAGCGCACGGCGGCGGGCTGGACGACCACCCTGCACGCCACCGACCGCGCCCTCATCCCGCAGACCACCCTCCCGGAGCTGGTGCCCTGGGAAACCCAGGAGGCCAAGGACGCGAGAAGGGCGCAGGAGCAGGCGCTGCGGGCGGCGAAAGTGCCGGAAGCGCAGCGGGCGGCGGCGCTGCGCGACGGGCGGCGCATGGCGGTGGACGCGGTGGTGCTGGCCGCGCTCGCCACGGTGCCGCACCGGCTGCTGATCCCCGCCCCTTTTCCCGGCTACGACTTCCGGGCGGACGGCGGGCCGACCTACTCCACGGCGGGCAAAACGGCGCAGGAGGTCGTGGCCGACATCTGGGGGCGCATCGGCATCACGGCGGGCTGGGAAGACGGCCTGCTGACCATCCGCGCCCCCGGCCCCACCGGGGACGTGCTGCTGCCCGCGCCGGTCGAGTCCGAGCGCATCGAGCGCATCACCCTGGACGCGCCCGTGATCGAGCTGGAGGGCGGCGAGCCTGCAGGTGCCGATCCGAACGGGGACGACGACGGCGACGGCATTCCCAACGGCGAGGACCCCGACTGGGACCGGGACCCCACCGACCCCACTGACCCCGACCGCCCGGAGAACTCCCCCGACCCCGACGAGCGGGACGGCAACGGCAGCAGCGGCTTCGAGGAGGGCATCAGTCCCACGCCCCAGCCGGGCGAGGTGGCGGCCACCGCCGTGCCCCTCTCCTGGGAGGCGGTGCCGCACGCCAGCCAGTACGTGCTGGAGCGGGTGGAGGGACAGGCCACGCCGTACACCCTCTGGAGCCGGGTCGCCATCACCACCGCGACCCGCTACACCGACGACACGGTGCGGCCCCTGACGACCTACACGTATCGGCTCCGGGTCAACGCGACGGCCATCGCGGGGGATGAGCGGCGGAATACCATCTGGCAGCCCAGCGAGTGGGCCCTCGTGGTGACGCCGCCCGCAGACGTGGACGCGCCGCCGCACCCGCCCGAGAACCTCACCGCCTACGCCCGCAGCAGCACGGCCGTGGGTGTGAAGTGGGAAGCGCCGAAGGCGGACCCCGAGGAGGCCGAGTCCCCCCGGCGCGGCCCCGCCGACCGCTACCGGGTGGACGTGCGGACCCTGACCCCGGACGCCACGCTGCTGCGGCGGGTGGAGACCGCGCAGACCTGGGCGGTGCCGGACGGCCTCCCGGTGGGCGGGCAGGTGCGGGTACAGGTCTACGCGATCAACGAGCAGGGGGACAGCGAGCCCGCGCTGCTGGACGTGCAGCTCGTCAACCTCCCGCCGGGGCCGGTGGAGGGGCTGAGCCTGAAGGCGGAAGACCGCACCCTCACCGCCGAGTGGGAGCGGGCCAGCGGCGCGACCGGCTTCGAGGTGCGCTGGGCGCTGGCCCCGGTGGGGGCGGCAGAGGCGGGGCTGGACTGGAAACTCCTCCCGCCTGTGCCTGTCCCCACCGTGCCCCAGGACGGCGAGCGCGTGCGCCCCAGTGTGGCCCTGACGGGGCTGGACTGGGCCACCCGATACGCCGTGCAGGTGCGCGGCACGAACGACGTGGGGGCGGGCGTGTGGTCGGACGCCGCCTACGAACTCACCGACTCCGAGCCGCCGCAGCCGGAGCCGGACCCCGAGGCCGACGAGTTCGAATCGGGGAAGAAGCGCGTGCTGCGCCTCTACCGCAGCACAAAAACTCAGACCGAGTACACCACCATCTGGAAAACCGGGAGCCGGGTGGACGCCACGCAGGTCGATTTGTGGGGGGATGTGCCGATCTACCGCCGGGAGAAGGACGAAAGGGGCGAGCGCGTCGTCGAGCGCAACCTCTGGGGGCGGCTGAAAACGACCACAGCCCGCTACCTGTACGAGATCCCCGGCTGGCCGCGGACTCTCACGGCCTCCGTGGAGGAAACGGTGCTCTACAACACCGAGGCGATCAAGGGGCGGAGCGACATCGAGATCGGGCGCGAGCAGGAGAAAGTCCACCAGGAGTGGTCCCCCCAGGGCTGGCTGAATCGCCGCACGACCTGGCGCAGCAAGGCCTCGGTCGTGAAGGTGAAGAAGGACGATGACGGGGAGGTCACGGAGCGCAAATACGGCAACATGCACGAAACCGTGCGCGAGCAGTGGCAGCCGATCGGGGACGGTCTCTGGTACTACAACCGCAGCGGCGTGATGACGACCCTGCTGCCCACCCTGGTGGACGACGAGTGGGAAGACGTGGAGGCAGGATTCAAAGCGACCCCCTCCGAGACCAGCGTCAGCGAGCAGGCCCCGCCCCAGGCGACCATGCCCTCCGAGCGCGACCGGAAGAAGGCCCCGCCGCCTCTGCCCCGCAACACCTCCAGCCCAGCCCTGGAGAGCTACCCGCTCGACAAGCCCTGGTTTGAGACGCCCCCCAGTTCCGGTCCCGGAGGCGGCGGCGAGGGGGACGAGGACAGCGAGGGCGACGACCGGGACGACGGCCCACCCCCCCCAAGCGGGCGCCGGGCGGGCCGGAGGACCCCATCTCCACGCCCGGCGGCAGCGGCGACCCCAGCGGCCAGCCGGAGCCGGAGAAACCCCGGAGCTGGACGGAGACCGAGCCGGTCAAGTACCGGGCACCCGCGCCGGGAGCAGGCAGCAACGGCGCGGTCCTTTCCGCGACCCTGCCCTGGGTCCGCACGGCGGAGGGCCTGGCCCGCTACGCCGCCTACATGGCGCAGCAGGGCGGGCCGCGCCTCCGCATCACCCGGACCTACATCCTCCCGACCACGCCGCCCTCCCTCGACGCCGTGCAGAGCATCAGCGCGAGCGGCAGCAACGGGCAATTCTCCATGA
- a CDS encoding zinc ribbon domain-containing protein, with protein MVHEDLKISIKSKKQRGKNTNRRLAGWVKGMIQEALESVSQRYGVPLRAVNAAYTSQGDSRHDCALLGQRVGDSFHCFDGVVLQADVNAARNVRDRDEDTEIPLWMKAEQVKSILLERARRVAETVQPGLQLQGRPLSTESE; from the coding sequence ATCGTTCACGAAGATCTGAAGATCTCCATCAAATCCAAGAAGCAGCGCGGCAAGAATACCAATCGCCGCCTTGCGGGCTGGGTCAAGGGGATGATTCAGGAAGCTCTAGAAAGTGTGTCTCAGCGGTACGGTGTGCCGCTGCGTGCCGTCAACGCCGCATATACGTCGCAAGGGGATTCAAGGCACGACTGCGCCCTTCTGGGTCAGCGTGTCGGGGATTCGTTTCACTGTTTCGACGGGGTCGTATTGCAGGCAGACGTGAACGCTGCGAGGAACGTTCGGGACCGGGATGAGGATACCGAGATACCCCTCTGGATGAAGGCCGAACAGGTCAAGTCCATCCTGCTCGAACGAGCCCGCCGTGTGGCTGAGACTGTCCAGCCCGGACTCCAGTTGCAGGGTCGACCCCTATCAACGGAGAGCGAATAA